In Vanacampus margaritifer isolate UIUO_Vmar chromosome 6, RoL_Vmar_1.0, whole genome shotgun sequence, the DNA window GATAACGGCTCCATGGAAAAGAAGACAAATAAGCGCTCATGCCAAAAGGCAGATCGTAGACTTCTCCACTCTCCAGTGTGTTGATGGAGCTGTCCTCGTGCGCTTTGTTCCAGGCCAGAATGCCTCGTTCCTCCTTTGTACCTGTTGGGCATGCACGAGTCCAAGAAATGTCACATGTAAAACTAAACAGATATTTGCCCATTGCAACTCGCAGATTCATCTACTGTATTTCTGTTCTTGTTTTGTGAACCTATCCtctattatgatgatgatgatgatgatgatgatgatgatgatgatgatgatgatgattattattattattattattattacgttttgtttttgtgcttagaccaatcaaaaaaaaaatattctggtgccatcttgtggcaactaTAATGAAATGCATTGAGCTGattcatttttgacaaaagaagtgctttgtggtatttttaacgatgtgctgtttttttttttttttaaataagcactgtgatgccatttttcagatttaaaaaaatattttgtggttctaaaaaaacattcaagaaaCCAAATCTAATGTGATGCATTCAAACAGTCTTTATGATCActtgatttttaaataaacttcaAGTGTACCGTTATCAGCACTATTCTCACTCAAATTGGGAAATTGCAGATATATTTTGATGGTCGTACCTATAGCCTATAAAATCATACAAATGAATACAGTCTTACCTGGAATTGTGTTGTCTAGTAAGAAACCAAAGAAGCCTCCAACAAACATGCTAGTTGTGAGAAGGACTTGCAGCACTTGGTCTATCGCAGCCACACCTGGACAACACAGTGACATCACGGCACAACACGTATCCTGTTCATGTGggtgtgcttttaatcattttttaagtAACGTGAAATGAGtcttgtacctgtagaaatcgCTGTGGGGTTCTTTATTATCCAGTTTGGTATGACCAGACCCGAAAACATGGAGAAACCAAATACGAAGATGTTGCGAGAGGAGTTCAAATctgaatactaaaaaaaaaaatggttttattatatattatattcctATACAATAAACTCATGACCCTTTGTATCATTATCTCATACAGTAACATTTATATGTCATTATTGGCATCcgcaaaaaaatattggactTTGTTGTTAATCtgttaaaaaatgaagaaaatgcttttgttaAGGGCTTGAATAAGatgtgatgttttgttttgttttttaaccttttGTGCCTCATAGCCAAATATCTTCCACATTTGGACTTTCTCACTAATGTGAGTGTAAAagataaaacagtaaaaaataaaacaacagcaaaacgGATCTGCTTGCCCTTTTCACAAGAATAAACAAAGATCACAGACTGATGTAGAGTGCTCACCTGCAGATTAGAAATCCCTGCTGCAGAAATGACCCCAAACATAACCATGAACATCCCGCCTATGACAGGCGATGGGATGGTCGCAAAAATggctcccactttgccaaaaaCACCCATAACTATCATGAAGACACCCCCAGCGACGATCACCATCCGACTGCCAACCTGTGGAGGAAGTCATCCCAAATGTTAGATTCAATAGTTTTCTCCAAACAAAGTACACATTCCACAGAGGACTCCCCTTTGTGATACCGAGGGCTCCCACATTCTCGCTGTATGAAGTGGTACCGTTTCCTGTCCCCCAGGCTCCGGCCAGCAGGCACCCCAGCCCCTCAATCCCAATTCCCCGGTTGATTGCATGTTTAGGTGGAGGCGGAGCCCCTGATAGTCTGGCACATGCATGGTAATCCCCAACAGACTCTATCATGGATGAAATCACGCCGGCGAAAATGCCAAGTACCCCTGCCACGCTCACAGTGGGCAGCCCCCATTGACCTATGTTAAAAGAGGGGGCACGGGGTTCATTACAAGAAATTCTGATCCTGTTTTCAATGAGTAAAAGCTTCTTACCGGGGTAGGGGAACGTGAGCCAAGGAGCTTTACCCACTACATCGCCTTTTAAATCAGTACGAGCCAGGTAGCCATACTGGCTTGGATCAGAGGGAAGTACACTTGAGTTTGTTAAAATATAGCACAGGAGCCACGACAAAGAGATTCCAAGCAGAACCTGAAAGAACAAACAATAACTCCAATTTATAAGATGaatgtatttaacattttttccatgaTCAACTACGGATCATTCAATCGATACTTTCGGGATGGGAGAATCTCTCCAAAGAAaattttataggttttaggtgaagctgagctctccagggggggggggggggggggaaagaaagaaaaaaaaagaagaaaaaaaaagaaaacgtaaaGTGATTTGAGGCATATTGTTGaacaaaaaacagtaaataagaaagaaaatgcaaaatgtgttaCATACCGGGAGAATCTGGAAGATGTAAACACGTCTGGAGTGTATCTTTTTATCCTTGCCGTATGTCGGCAAAGGCACAGGAATGTGACGAAGATACTGTGAGAAAATGATGATCAGAACGGTGGTTCTGCAGGAGAAAAGGAAACACTCACAAGATTAATGTTCATTGTTGATTCGAAAGTACTGCTACTATCTTGGATCACTGAACTTTTAGTAGGATTTCCTGTCATGCTTCTGAGGGAGATTAAGGCTTTCCACACAGTTCAATGGGCAACTGAAACACGTGGCAGGTTTATTCAAATGTACTTGTATCAGCTGTATGTTTTGACAAAATGCATTTAAGtggaaacacattttaataatcACCCCAATggtattgtaaaaaataaaaataaaaaaaattaaattaattaaaatataaataaataaataaataaacctcgatcataaaaatccaaaagtgttgaaaatggactTTTTGGTAATAGTAATATTACGTACAAGGTGGAAATTCCCCAGTGGTTCCCTGCACTGACGCCCGCAGAGTCAAAAAGAGACAGTCCAATGAGAGAGATGGTGGGGGCAATGGTGAGAGGGCCAATGAAACTCATAAAGATGCCAATGAGGCCAGAGAAACCAATTAACACCTGTAAGAGTGAGCCCACCATGATGGACCCCTGCACCTGGAGACAAACATGGTAGATGAACAGCAAGTCAGAAATCctgcaaatatttttgggggttattTATACTTTTACACATTCATGCCAATCAAACATTTCCGGAAGACTTGTTCTCATGAGCATTTGAGACgggtaaattaatttaaatagattaaaaattttgaaagaGCGAGCCGGATtcagccggagcagctaacaagagcggttAGCAGGAAttagtcggagccataggctggagtggctaacaacagcggctagcaggagaagctagtaaaatttaaaaaaaactgtaaaaacttGCGAGaacaaagcagaaggtgacaagcgGCCTGCTACGGCCACCTGcagccccagctgtggaagtcAACAGAGTGCTACAAGCACCACCAGGACTAATTACGATGGTAAAATTGCaggttagattttttattttattttgtttattttattgttttgtttttttagggctCAAAACTAACGGTTCACTTTGTGGTCAAATTGCATTGATTTGAAAGCCGTCACATCCCCTAATTAACTTACTGCTCTCATTCTCGTCTGCCACACTTCTGTGAATTCACTGGAAGACGTATTGACAAGGCTTGCGTTCTGTGTCCAAGCAGGACAAGTCCACTCTGGCATTGACAGCATTGCCATGGAAGGTGCCAGCAACGTGAATGTCCCTCCTTGGAGAATTGGCAGTCTGCAAACcataaaagaaaatatgttATGATATGTAAATCATTTCATTAATGTCAGTCATGATCAATAGCCTGACTAAGGTTCATTTCTGAACTGATTGCAAAAGAACACATGCTCACAATACTGGAAGGGTGATTAGATAAACATTTTGCCCATCATATGCAGTACATGATGCAACGGTTTAGATTAGATTACATGAGCCACAAGTGCATAAGAAGTAATTAAATAGCAGACTATATCAAGCCTGGTATGGTACAATGTAGACTGTAAATATATGCCACTACCAGGTTTCAGGTTTATCTCCTCCCGAGAATTTGGGGGAAGACAAATATGCATCAGTGGCCCTGTGCCAGTGGAATGTGGATTTAGCAAGAACAAGATTCCGTTGATAATAAATTGGGGAAATTCTTTCCCTAATCCTGGTCTGACACCAATATTCATTCAGCATGACTAGGACTGCACACTTCACAATTACAAAAGTTGCTTCTGCTTCGTAGCTCTCCCAAAATAAACAtccattacaaaaacatgtgtatgtgcatgtgcgtgtgagtgtgtatttattagttcacctaaaacctattaaaaaatcccataccgttcacctaaaccgaactcttccagccagagttgtgaggctgtcaggagacccgaggaaggaccaaagaaaagaaaggaaagtgatatatatataaaatataaaaacattattcaaacggttataagTAAAAAAACGGAGCctaacacacaatatatgctgtgatgtgagcgcatgactgTGGCtagtaatgttgcaaatgtaaggacgaattaagttgtgtatgtagatgatggactaTGATGTGAGACGGTAccgttcaaaaagataactggcCAGAAATGCCAGCGTATCTATGCGCAGTCTGAAAACAATCTCAtgacgaatatttaattccctgcgcaataatgcGGCACCTTTATCAATAGTCATTGTCAAAACgacatgccatgttcgtgacaaaagtggactttatttacgcaaaaacttgCCGCAGCcgactttatgaatgaggaaatgtggCTGACAGGAGGCGGAGCCAGAGAAAAGCTtaaggttcattgtgaaaaacctgcaactgaccaggtttggttcatggaaCATATTACAACGATAACTGgccgagagcttaaatgacctctttttatgaaacagacTATAGTTACCTTTTTTCCGAGTTACCCACATTTCaaggtttcttgacccagagttgTCACTAAaactgctttgtttttgtttttttaaataaagcggATTCTAATTCTGATATCCCTTGAAGCAGAGAATCACAATTCTTTCCTTTTAACTCTTGTTACTAAACAGAGTTTCATAACCAGCCACAGAACTTATAATAGTCTCGTTTGCACGTGTCCCCACGAGTCTCTTTAAGTGGCAGTGCACATGAGCAAATGATAATGTATCCCTCTGTCACGCCTTCTGTCTCTGATGGTTATTTTTagtcacaaataaataaaaattcaattaaaGGCTTTTGGGTAAAATTTCCAAaagataatttaaataatattgtcAGGTCATACAGACAGTTTTAACACACAGTATATGACAAAAAGTGTGAATTTATGTCTATTCAAGAACCTTGCTAGCTATTTTGTAtgctacaaataataataaagtcgtTCTGAGTTGTGATTGAGCCTTGTCAACAATGCCACAAGCGGCTGTTGTGTTTGCTATACACTAGTATGCACACATTATGAAATATCTTTCCATTGAAAAAATACCATTGATAATACAGAATGTATTCTTTAGTCCTACCTACCTTATGCCAAAAGTAACTTGCAGCAGAGTGCAGATTCCAGACACGAAGAAGATCGTGCTAATGAGGTGACTCTGTGTGACGGCATCATGTTGAAGACACAAGCCTTGTGAGAGGATCAATGGGATGGCAATGATACCGCCAAAGGCTGTCAAGCAGTGCTGAGCaaacaaaaacgtatacatagtttgaaaccttggTCATGGTATCATCAAAGAGCACATTATTCATCTTTTGGCAATGTAAATACTAGTTGTCACTATTAGCGCTTAAAATGGACAAGCTAGTACAGattcaaatgtaaaacaatgCCTATGTTGGAAAGTCCACATGCTTGTTACCATCATGTTTAATTCATTGATGGTGTTTATTCCAACTGATTTGGGATTTTCGTATTTTGAGGGTGGTCCTTGAACACACTTGTTATTGTCACAGTTTCACATTTATTGCTGTGTGTCAAGGTGTTACTGTCATGTCAGTTTGTGCTTGTGTATCGTTCAGGCCAATATACTAGCTCAGGGTTTCCCAAGCAAAGCCACCAAACCAATTTCACACATCACACCACCAAACAACAAACAGAAATTATGACAAATTCAAATTTTAAGTGACCACACACTTCCTAAGCAGAtgaatgacaaaaatgacattataTGGACAAAATAGGTGCATACGtctgtttttcagtattttAATATACTTTGTATTTCATGCTcagtgcatgtaaaaaaaaaacatccagccttcaacaataaatgttttgaacAGTCAAAAAATGCCCATATactgtgatttattttgttCCAGTGCTAAAGTCTCTCGTGGGTAAAACTTACCATTAACGAATGGCACAAAACTGATGAATAACAAGCTACAattaagtgcaataagtcattttgtgcattttttttcttcacaaaaattaaatcactcaacattttaatattattcaGGTACTttgtttgtcctgcatgtcaTTCCAAATTTGCAAACAATTAATAGGCCTACTCACATTGCAATATAGCAAtgtctgccacctagtggtgattGTTGATATTACAACTTGAATCTATACAACTATAATTCCCACACTCAAAGTACGGGCCGGGGCCAAATTAGATCCGCAGACCTCAGGTTGCCCACACCTGATCTTTAAAATATGTGCCCCCTAgtccctaatgaaaaaaaaaagtgcagtaaaaaaatggatgcatggGGTTGTGGTAGCGATAGAAGCTAATATAGTGGCACTTCCCCGTGAGAAAGTTTACTGAACACAAAACGTAAGCACTTCTTGACTGTAAAATCCCTACTGTAACTGTAGCGAATTTCACCATTAGGTCCACATATACAAAGCCAAGCAAGTCTAACAAAGCATGAAAAAGACATCAAGTCACATGATACCTCATGTGACATAACGTGCTAATTTGCATTGATTTGCGTTacagtgtttttgtttggatGCATGGTCGCTATTTTGTTGACATACCTGAATACCAAGAAGGATACACAAGTACCATGGTGGCACGTCCGTGACACAGTAAGCCAACTTGCTGCCCTCTTCCTCGATTGGAGTGTCAATGTCTTCTCCATGTTTTGTTTCAGGTAGGTCACAAAAGCGCCCTTCAAGCTTGAATATGGGCAAAATGATGAATAGTctccaaaatactgtatattgtgtgTCAACAAACTCTTTGTGCTGTTCACAAAATCCCAAAGAACATTTCATCTCCTGTGCAGTATATTACACAAAACCGTTAAGAGCATTAAAAGAGGTGTATTTTTGCTCACGTGTGTTTGagtactccagcttcctccaccattcaaaaaacattcatgttaGGTTAACTAAAGATTCAATTTTGAATGTCAATTCAGTACGGTGTGATTGAGTGGTAACGACACAGATTGTTACCCACTGCTCACCAGTAACGCTCTTTGGTGATGCAATTTTAATGGtagaacaaacatgctgttaaTGGGTTCTTCTGGTAAGTGAGGATTTTGGAGGTACGAGTATTCCACCGACAATTCCTATATACATACATTAGGTATAGATATCTGTATATACTATATGTATATAAGAGCAAGCCTAATACTTCCAGTATGTATACTTGTCTTATACTCAAacctcttattattatttatgtaatactgaagaaacacattttataaCTTAAAAGCATTTCATTTTCATACCCCGTGTTTTCTTatgtgaaaaatgtgtattagctatttaaactgttttaaaaaatcttacAGGAGATAAGAAATAAATGTACTCACAGAAAATGCATAGTTATCAAGACCATTGCTTTCCTTTTCTGGAGCCATCTTTTCTTCAGGTGGctgtcacaaaataaaattaaaacccCTAAAAATGGAGAAACCATCAGCTGGAAGGAAATGGAGCGCAGCTGGGGAGAGCCAGAAAAGTGACCGAGTAAGGAGGTGGGAGAAAGTTGTGGGCCGTGTAAGAAGGAGGTTTCAAAGTTCAAACATGAGACTCTGCTCTCGTCGGTTGAAATGAGTCGCACCCACGGCTCATGTGAAGCCCATTAGAACAGTAGCAGCAGCTGACCCGCTTGGCAGTAGTCAGTGGTACCAGAGGACACTCACTTAGACAGCATCCGTTTGTTTCCACTATTTAATTAGGAGGCAGGAATCTTTGACAAGCCATGACATTTAGAAAaaagctgggaaaaaaacactggcCACCCCTTGCAAATCATGGTTTCTCTGAGTGGATTTATTTTAACCAAAAGTAAGAAACAGTAAGTAAGTATGTTTACAAGACTTAGAGTTAATGTATCAGCAATACAAAGATTTGTACAATATACTTGGCTTGCAAGTATACAGACCCATgtaagtactgtatatttgttaCCTAGAGCATACTTGACTAATATGGACACAGTTGGGAGGGGTGCTTTAAAAATAGAGTTGTATACAGTTACAAGTTAActgttagggaaaaaaaatacaccttaaTGCAATCAATTGGACATATTAGTAATATAACTTGATCACTTTCAGTTACGTTAAGATTACTCCAATGCAGAAtatgctggaagtgctggagcctatgaaccggttgccagccaatcgtaaGTCACACaaaggggagaacatgcaaactgccTCCCGGATTTAATCTCACAACCTCTGCACTAAAGACAGCatgacaagtttaaaaaaatatttttaaatgaacaaattaaactaatGAAGGCAACCTTTTTACTGTTGTTAATGGTAACACAGAGACACACCCTCATACACTTGTGGTTACGATATAAAGCTGATGTAACGTTAACCACGGAAAAAACGTTTTCTATTCCTTGTAACAAGTTTAGCACCTGTGAAACGCTTACTTAGCGACTGAATAGCTAGCAGTGCAGCGTATAAGACTAGCGAGTGGATGACTTTAGCAGCTAATACTTTCTTTGTCAATGTTATCGAGTGAATACAGTATGAAACGAGAATTACTCCTTCACCGCCTTGTCAATTTTAAACTGGCCCAACGCAGCCACTCCCACCTGCGATGAGCAACTTAAACCCTTTGGTCTTTTCTCGTCAACATTATTGTGCGAAATCCTTATTAAAGACCCTGTAACGTAATTCCGAATTCTATGTTATCTAAAAACAATTGCAGGAAATTACGTGTTGACTGGTTAAGAGATTAATatcaagggaaaaaaagctattgCAATGTCTTGTTTGTTTGATAGCGAGACGGCACGTGGACGGATGgctagcaaatttgccactgtAGAGCTAGACTACTACAATCTCCAGTAGAAGAACAATTTAGATTCATACCAAGAACCTCTCAAATGTGAGGTAGATATGTCAACTACCCACATTTTTCGTTGTCTTTCAAcaaaaattgtcacaaaattgTGAGCTACTGCATTTTTCATCAGACAGTGACAATGTGCTACTAATACACTTGACTTAGTGATCCAGTAAATAATTtaagtgcaatatttttttccaaccaCATTTATATCAGTGGACTTACCGTAAGTTACCTTGTAAATTATACTACAGCTGCACTTTAATTTCTCTAATACGATTTTGAGTATTTTGTAAGTGTCTACCGGGGATGAGTTCATTACCTTTTAGAAAGGAAACTGTGTTTCAGCCATGGTGGCCATTTTAAACCAATTGTAAGTAAATACTGTCTGTACCTGCAGTCATTTTTCTATGCCTTGTAGTCACCATGTGCTTAAGCTTGACTAGTTTCCATAACACATGCTGCCAAACTATCACATGATGCAAAGAAACCATTAATGTTAACTTAATTTTCTAATTTTCCCCACAACCCCCCTAAATTTCCCCTAATTTGTATTAAATAGCTTTATAGGTCAAAGTGCCTGATAACATCCCACATCCCTTGAATTAGTGTGAGATGTTCCAAAGATGGAGTGCTTTTGTATTTGGACAAAAACTCACACTAGTCACAGGATTCCTTGTCTTTGCTCTAAATCAACAATTTAGGTCACACCACACACAGAGAAGCGGGACACCAAAATCTTTGAGAGAATACAAAGTACAGTGCTTTGAAAGTAGTAACTCGTCCAACCATTCAGTGTACGTCTTATCTGGCGATTTAGTCAGACGGGAA includes these proteins:
- the slc23a4 gene encoding xan_ur_permease domain-containing protein, whose product is MAPEKESNGLDNYAFSLEGRFCDLPETKHGEDIDTPIEEEGSKLAYCVTDVPPWYLCILLGIQHCLTAFGGIIAIPLILSQGLCLQHDAVTQSHLISTIFFVSGICTLLQVTFGIRLPILQGGTFTLLAPSMAMLSMPEWTCPAWTQNASLVNTSSSEFTEVWQTRMRAVQGSIMVGSLLQVLIGFSGLIGIFMSFIGPLTIAPTISLIGLSLFDSAGVSAGNHWGISTLTTVLIIIFSQYLRHIPVPLPTYGKDKKIHSRRVYIFQILPVLLGISLSWLLCYILTNSSVLPSDPSQYGYLARTDLKGDVVGKAPWLTFPYPGQWGLPTVSVAGVLGIFAGVISSMIESVGDYHACARLSGAPPPPKHAINRGIGIEGLGCLLAGAWGTGNGTTSYSENVGALGITKVGSRMVIVAGGVFMIVMGVFGKVGAIFATIPSPVIGGMFMVMFGVISAAGISNLQYSDLNSSRNIFVFGFSMFSGLVIPNWIIKNPTAISTGVAAIDQVLQVLLTTSMFVGGFFGFLLDNTIPGTKEERGILAWNKAHEDSSINTLESGEVYDLPFGMSAYLSSFPWSRYLPFCPPFVPKRPDGCVDDKSAQEPDNALGHSEPSQIIVGVAL